Proteins encoded together in one Schumannella luteola window:
- a CDS encoding LPXTG cell wall anchor domain-containing protein, which produces MTKISTSLLGLGVAAALALSPLGATMASAATTAGDTTGATGAESGATGTGTGTPDSTDSGSDAGGQSAAGADAPSNDAGSAESSAGSGTSTADTTGTPTGADSNAGDSPDANDPIPADEGDGEFGDGDPDTSDFPVKITSITPVGYHDPGFTVTWTVDPEALDEWAGYVEGFAVLAYQPSGLVDGQQTFAGVAQVGFAAGGATVRGGGSASYVYGGDDGPTPATITQAPLQNGMPYQVLVLPTYHGYLLPAVVGAAEGRTNSGAPSAPAEPTSASTGGVTAQVVNGALVAKVPGAAAGQWVYGYAFSSPVGLGWAQVSPTGTATWSLENAGLADGLHHLAVIDDSGAQIGSSEFRVGASLAAAVSPRTLASTGSDADLPLGIAAALLLAGAALITVRRVRAVRAIRTEA; this is translated from the coding sequence ATGACGAAGATCAGCACCAGCCTGCTCGGGCTCGGCGTCGCCGCCGCGCTCGCGCTCTCGCCGCTCGGCGCCACCATGGCCTCGGCCGCGACGACCGCCGGCGACACGACCGGCGCGACCGGCGCCGAGTCCGGCGCGACCGGCACCGGAACCGGCACCCCCGACAGCACCGACAGCGGCAGCGACGCCGGCGGTCAGAGCGCTGCGGGCGCCGACGCCCCGAGCAACGACGCCGGCTCCGCCGAGTCGAGCGCGGGCTCCGGGACCAGCACGGCGGACACGACCGGGACGCCGACGGGCGCCGACTCGAACGCCGGGGACTCGCCCGACGCGAACGACCCGATCCCTGCCGATGAGGGCGACGGGGAGTTCGGCGACGGAGACCCCGACACGTCGGACTTCCCCGTGAAGATCACCTCGATCACGCCGGTCGGCTACCACGACCCCGGCTTCACCGTCACCTGGACCGTCGACCCGGAGGCCCTCGATGAGTGGGCCGGCTACGTCGAGGGCTTCGCGGTGCTCGCCTACCAGCCGAGCGGTCTGGTCGACGGTCAGCAGACCTTCGCCGGGGTCGCCCAGGTCGGATTCGCCGCGGGCGGCGCCACCGTGCGCGGCGGCGGATCGGCCAGTTACGTCTACGGCGGCGACGACGGCCCCACCCCGGCCACCATCACCCAGGCCCCGCTGCAGAACGGCATGCCGTACCAGGTGCTCGTGCTGCCGACCTACCACGGCTACCTGCTGCCCGCCGTCGTCGGCGCGGCCGAGGGCCGGACCAACAGCGGTGCTCCGTCCGCTCCCGCCGAGCCGACGAGTGCCAGCACGGGCGGCGTGACCGCCCAAGTCGTCAACGGGGCGCTCGTCGCGAAGGTTCCGGGCGCCGCCGCCGGCCAGTGGGTCTACGGCTACGCCTTCTCGAGCCCGGTCGGCCTCGGCTGGGCCCAGGTCTCCCCGACCGGCACCGCCACCTGGTCGCTCGAGAACGCCGGCCTCGCCGACGGGCTGCACCACCTCGCGGTGATCGACGACTCCGGCGCGCAGATCGGCAGCTCCGAGTTCCGCGTCGGGGCCAGCCTGGCCGCCGCGGTCTCGCCGCGCACGCTCGCCTCGACCGGATCGGACGCGGACCTGCCGCTCGGCATCGCCGCGGCCTTGCTGCTGGCGGGCGCCGCGCTGATCACGGTGCGCCGCGTGCGCGCGGTGCGCGCCATCCGCACGGAGGCGTGA
- a CDS encoding septum formation family protein, whose product MRPARILVAALAAVTLVTTLSGCAVFDTARDLGRALGGGGGGGGYSGSGGYVDPDYDTALTELKVGDCFLEPDEDYETEIVDCTELHDYEVTALPTLDGTDYPGDIKVDKVSRALCSQALTDYVGIPYADSSLDSWAWTPDEDGWDAGDHVAICTANDYYYDGLDQSVKDAKI is encoded by the coding sequence GTGCGCCCCGCCCGCATCCTCGTCGCCGCGCTGGCGGCTGTGACTCTCGTGACGACCCTGAGCGGATGCGCGGTGTTCGACACCGCACGCGACCTCGGCCGCGCGCTCGGTGGCGGCGGCGGGGGCGGTGGCTACTCGGGCTCGGGCGGCTACGTCGATCCCGACTACGACACGGCCCTGACCGAGCTGAAGGTGGGCGACTGCTTCCTCGAGCCCGACGAGGACTACGAGACCGAGATCGTCGACTGCACTGAGCTGCACGACTACGAGGTCACCGCGCTGCCGACGCTCGACGGCACCGATTACCCGGGCGACATCAAGGTCGACAAGGTCTCACGCGCGCTCTGCTCGCAGGCGCTCACCGACTACGTCGGCATCCCCTACGCCGACTCGTCGCTCGACAGCTGGGCCTGGACGCCCGACGAGGACGGATGGGACGCCGGCGATCACGTCGCGATCTGCACGGCGAACGACTACTACTACGACGGCCTCGACCAGAGCGTCAAGGACGCCAAGATCTGA
- a CDS encoding DEAD/DEAH box helicase, which produces MSTDFSTLGVPYPLIEALAKQGKTSAFPIQADTLPDTLAGRDVLGRGRTGSGKTLAFSIPMVARLGTRLAGGARRPGRPLGLVLAPTRELATQIDATLKPLAEAYGLTTTTIFGGINQKRQVEALRAGVDIVVACPGRLEDLMKQGFVHLDAVEVTVIDEADHMADLGFLPGVTRILSATGSEGQRMLFSATLDNGVDKLVRRFLQNEVLHSVDEATSPVAAMSHTVFRVESAEGKTELVQKLASGTGKRILFLRTKHAAKKLAQKLTAAGIPAVDLHGNLSQPQRDRNLAAFGGGDVRVLVATDVAARGVHVDNVELVVHVDPPMEHKAYLHRSGRTARAGAEGAVVTIAMPSQMDDLKKLLRKAAIQVEPQTVTAASPEVDALVGAVADYVKPAPKPERQQQGGGGLSTGANAQRKRALREERDGQGGGRGGRGGSGRDGAGRSGDVAGSGQGRGRGRGAGVGTGAKATAGEQRRDRSGRPEGVRSGESAPTKTQHARHEEAGRVGVSKRRTGRRAGAAAGSAGGSSKLMVGSVVRQNGGGRRSGY; this is translated from the coding sequence ATGTCCACGGACTTCAGCACGCTCGGCGTGCCCTACCCGCTGATCGAGGCCCTCGCCAAGCAGGGCAAGACCAGCGCCTTCCCCATCCAGGCCGACACCCTGCCCGACACGCTCGCCGGGCGCGATGTGCTCGGCCGCGGCCGCACCGGCTCGGGCAAGACCCTGGCCTTCTCGATCCCCATGGTCGCGCGCCTCGGCACGCGTCTCGCCGGCGGCGCCCGCCGCCCCGGTCGTCCGCTCGGCCTCGTGCTCGCGCCGACCCGCGAGCTCGCGACGCAGATCGACGCGACCCTCAAGCCGCTCGCCGAGGCCTACGGCCTCACCACGACCACGATCTTCGGCGGCATCAACCAGAAGCGCCAGGTCGAGGCTCTGCGTGCCGGCGTCGACATCGTCGTCGCCTGCCCCGGTCGCCTCGAAGACCTCATGAAGCAGGGCTTCGTGCACCTCGACGCCGTCGAGGTCACCGTGATCGACGAGGCCGACCACATGGCCGACCTGGGCTTCCTGCCCGGTGTGACCCGCATCCTGTCGGCGACCGGCAGCGAGGGGCAGCGGATGCTGTTCAGCGCCACGCTCGACAACGGCGTCGACAAGCTCGTGCGCCGCTTCCTGCAGAACGAGGTGCTGCACTCGGTCGACGAGGCCACCTCGCCGGTCGCGGCGATGAGCCACACCGTGTTCCGCGTCGAGAGCGCCGAGGGCAAGACCGAGCTCGTGCAGAAGCTCGCCTCGGGCACCGGCAAGCGCATCCTCTTCCTGCGCACCAAGCACGCCGCCAAGAAGCTGGCGCAGAAGCTGACCGCCGCCGGCATCCCGGCCGTCGACCTGCACGGCAACCTGAGCCAGCCGCAGCGCGACCGCAACCTGGCGGCCTTCGGCGGCGGAGATGTGCGCGTGCTCGTCGCGACCGACGTCGCCGCGCGCGGTGTGCACGTCGACAACGTCGAGCTGGTCGTTCACGTCGACCCGCCCATGGAGCACAAGGCCTACCTGCACCGCTCGGGCCGCACCGCCCGTGCCGGCGCCGAGGGCGCGGTCGTCACGATCGCGATGCCCAGCCAGATGGACGACCTGAAGAAGCTGCTGCGCAAGGCCGCGATCCAGGTCGAGCCGCAGACCGTGACCGCCGCCTCGCCCGAGGTGGATGCGCTGGTCGGCGCCGTCGCGGACTACGTCAAGCCCGCCCCGAAGCCGGAGCGTCAGCAGCAGGGCGGCGGCGGTCTCTCGACCGGCGCGAACGCCCAGCGCAAGCGCGCGCTGCGCGAGGAGCGCGATGGTCAGGGCGGCGGTCGTGGTGGACGTGGCGGCTCCGGTCGTGACGGCGCGGGCCGCAGCGGCGACGTCGCCGGTTCGGGCCAGGGACGCGGGCGCGGCCGTGGCGCCGGCGTCGGAACGGGCGCCAAGGCGACCGCGGGCGAGCAGCGCCGCGACCGCTCGGGCCGCCCCGAGGGCGTCCGTTCGGGCGAGAGCGCGCCCACCAAGACCCAGCACGCGCGTCACGAGGAGGCCGGCCGCGTCGGCGTCTCGAAGCGCCGCACCGGCCGTCGCGCCGGCGCCGCCGCAGGCTCGGCCGGGGGCTCGTCGAAGCTCATGGTCGGATCGGTCGTGCGTCAGAACGGCGGAGGCCGCCGCTCGGGCTACTGA
- a CDS encoding aldo/keto reductase — MTDTTGWGIIGAGGIARAFARQLPLSATGRFVAIASRDLARAREFAAEFDDVPVPHGSYADLLADPAVDAVYVATPHPQHAEWAIRAARAGKHVLVEKPLTADPAHTMAVQQAARENGVVLLEAFMHRAHPQWRALERMLRDGELGRILSVSARFGFAGGDEPSRITLPELAGGGVLDVGCYTLSALTLVADAAGHRVDPAALAAARVDTAGRADENGVDRWAAMTVVLPAADDGAPALTAQLECAVSIQLESQVRVVGEGGILTLADPWTPHPERPVHALLQRPGAPDQKLVFPPFAQYAGEADALAAAAAAGDLESSLVPWSHSTAMAELERRWRHGIGAVYASERADAPVSPVSGEPLRRASRGTMPMGAVEGVRVPLSRLVMGADNQTTLRQAAVMFDDFVEHGGTVIDTAWVYAQGRQERLVGEWMRQRGIRDELALIVKGAHTPHCDPESVTRQLHESLDRLQTDRADLYFLHRDNPEVPVGEFVDVLDEHWRAGRIGAFGGSNWTPARMDAARAYAEANGRRGFTVLSNHFGLAEALDVPWEGCERATDAASKEWLERTQTPLFPWSSQARGFFARADPADVSDPELVRCYYSDGNFERLRRARELAEQRGVAPTAIALAYVLAQPFPTFPLIGPRTLDETRSSLAALAIELSPAEVGWLDLRV; from the coding sequence ATGACCGACACGACGGGGTGGGGCATCATCGGCGCCGGCGGAATCGCCCGCGCCTTCGCACGGCAGCTGCCGCTGAGCGCGACGGGGCGGTTCGTCGCGATCGCGAGCCGCGATCTGGCCCGGGCGCGGGAGTTCGCGGCCGAGTTCGACGACGTGCCGGTTCCGCACGGCTCCTACGCCGACCTGCTCGCCGACCCGGCGGTGGATGCCGTCTACGTCGCGACGCCGCATCCGCAGCACGCGGAGTGGGCGATCCGGGCGGCGCGCGCGGGCAAGCACGTGCTGGTCGAGAAGCCGCTCACCGCCGATCCGGCGCACACGATGGCCGTGCAGCAGGCCGCCCGCGAGAACGGCGTCGTGCTGCTCGAGGCGTTCATGCACCGTGCCCATCCGCAGTGGCGTGCGCTCGAGCGGATGCTGCGCGACGGCGAGCTGGGCCGCATCCTGTCGGTCTCCGCCCGCTTCGGCTTCGCGGGCGGCGACGAGCCCTCGCGCATCACGCTGCCCGAGCTCGCCGGCGGCGGTGTGCTCGACGTCGGCTGCTACACCCTGTCGGCGCTCACCCTGGTGGCGGATGCGGCGGGTCACCGCGTCGACCCGGCGGCGCTCGCCGCGGCGCGCGTCGACACGGCAGGTCGCGCCGACGAGAACGGCGTCGACCGCTGGGCGGCGATGACGGTCGTGCTGCCGGCGGCGGACGACGGAGCGCCGGCGCTCACCGCCCAGCTCGAATGCGCGGTGTCGATCCAGCTCGAGTCGCAGGTGCGCGTGGTCGGCGAGGGCGGCATCCTCACTCTCGCCGATCCGTGGACGCCCCACCCCGAGCGCCCCGTGCACGCACTGCTGCAGCGCCCGGGCGCCCCCGATCAGAAGCTCGTCTTCCCGCCCTTCGCGCAGTACGCGGGCGAGGCCGACGCGCTCGCCGCCGCGGCCGCCGCCGGCGACCTCGAGTCGTCGCTCGTGCCCTGGTCGCACAGCACCGCGATGGCCGAGCTCGAGCGCCGCTGGCGGCACGGCATCGGCGCCGTCTACGCGAGCGAGCGTGCCGACGCCCCGGTTTCGCCCGTCTCGGGCGAGCCGCTGCGCCGTGCGAGCCGCGGCACGATGCCGATGGGCGCCGTCGAGGGCGTGCGGGTGCCGCTGTCGCGCCTCGTCATGGGCGCCGACAACCAGACCACCCTGCGGCAGGCCGCCGTCATGTTCGACGACTTCGTCGAGCACGGCGGCACCGTGATCGACACCGCCTGGGTCTACGCGCAGGGCCGCCAGGAGCGGCTGGTGGGCGAGTGGATGCGCCAGCGCGGCATCCGCGACGAGCTGGCCCTGATCGTCAAGGGCGCCCACACGCCGCACTGCGATCCCGAGTCGGTCACCCGCCAGCTGCACGAGAGCCTCGACCGGCTGCAGACCGACCGCGCCGACCTCTACTTCCTGCACCGCGACAACCCCGAGGTGCCCGTCGGCGAGTTCGTCGACGTACTCGACGAGCACTGGCGCGCGGGCCGCATCGGCGCCTTCGGCGGCTCGAACTGGACACCGGCGCGGATGGATGCGGCCCGCGCCTACGCCGAGGCGAACGGCCGGCGCGGATTCACGGTGCTGAGCAATCACTTCGGTCTCGCCGAGGCGCTCGACGTGCCGTGGGAGGGCTGCGAGCGCGCGACCGATGCCGCATCCAAGGAGTGGCTCGAGCGCACACAGACGCCGCTGTTCCCGTGGTCGTCGCAGGCGCGCGGCTTCTTCGCGCGCGCCGATCCGGCCGACGTCAGCGACCCCGAGCTGGTGCGCTGCTACTACAGCGACGGCAACTTCGAGCGGCTGCGCCGCGCCCGCGAGTTGGCCGAGCAGCGCGGCGTCGCCCCGACGGCGATCGCGCTCGCCTACGTGCTCGCGCAGCCCTTCCCGACCTTCCCGCTGATCGGTCCGCGCACGCTCGACGAGACGCGGTCGTCGCTCGCCGCCCTCGCGATCGAGCTGAGCCCGGCCGAGGTGGGGTGGCTCGACCTGCGGGTCTGA
- a CDS encoding NUDIX hydrolase family protein — protein sequence MANVGTPDRPGNPDDGLGDGLGDGAGEPEPNSAWLSDLELADIRRRLPLLYVEAVPVRVDGLGVVTSVGVLLRANDVGQITRTLVSGRVMYGETLRDALFRHLEKDLGPMAFPQLPPSPVPFQVAEYFPIPGLSAFVDERQHAVSLAYVVPVTGTCEPRQDALELTWMTPAEASSPEVHAEMEGGRGTLLRAALASVGVLG from the coding sequence ATGGCGAACGTGGGCACCCCCGACCGACCCGGCAACCCCGATGACGGCCTGGGCGACGGCCTGGGTGACGGCGCGGGCGAGCCGGAGCCGAACTCGGCCTGGCTGAGCGATCTCGAGCTCGCCGACATCCGCCGCCGGCTGCCGCTGCTCTACGTCGAGGCGGTTCCGGTGCGGGTCGACGGCCTCGGCGTCGTGACGAGCGTCGGCGTGCTGCTGCGCGCGAACGACGTCGGGCAGATCACCCGCACCCTCGTCAGTGGCCGCGTCATGTACGGCGAGACCCTGCGCGACGCCCTCTTCCGCCACCTCGAGAAGGACCTCGGCCCGATGGCGTTCCCGCAGCTGCCGCCGAGCCCGGTGCCGTTCCAGGTCGCCGAGTACTTCCCCATCCCGGGTCTCTCGGCCTTCGTGGATGAGCGCCAGCACGCCGTCTCGCTCGCCTACGTCGTGCCGGTCACGGGCACCTGCGAGCCGCGGCAGGACGCGCTCGAGCTGACCTGGATGACGCCGGCCGAAGCCTCGTCGCCCGAGGTGCACGCCGAGATGGAGGGCGGACGCGGCACGCTGCTGCGCGCGGCCCTCGCCTCGGTGGGCGTGCTCGGCTGA
- a CDS encoding alpha/beta hydrolase, whose amino-acid sequence MTKLTIDRDAVLWSTPGAERAGRPLLVLLHGMGSHEGDLFGLSPHLPLNVTVASVRAPIADGPGFSWFPRGGYTPGDVSREVADAAADAVLAWLDAETDTGAGVGLLGFSQGAMVATQMLRQEPRRFDYAVALSGYVPREEHDGDARLRELPPPVFWGRGGADAVIPSTSVEWSIPWLATHTTLTERVYPGLGHGVAPQELADISAFIAARLG is encoded by the coding sequence GTGACGAAGCTGACGATCGACCGCGACGCCGTGCTCTGGAGCACCCCCGGGGCCGAGCGCGCCGGCCGCCCGCTGCTCGTGCTGCTGCACGGCATGGGCTCGCACGAGGGCGATCTGTTCGGCCTCTCACCGCACCTGCCGTTGAACGTGACCGTGGCGTCCGTGCGCGCGCCGATCGCCGACGGCCCCGGATTCTCGTGGTTCCCGCGCGGCGGATACACGCCCGGCGACGTCTCCCGTGAGGTCGCCGACGCCGCCGCGGACGCGGTGCTCGCCTGGCTCGACGCCGAGACCGACACGGGCGCCGGCGTCGGCCTGCTCGGCTTCAGCCAGGGGGCGATGGTCGCGACGCAGATGCTGCGCCAGGAGCCGCGCCGCTTCGACTACGCGGTCGCGCTGAGCGGCTACGTGCCCCGCGAGGAGCACGACGGGGATGCGCGGCTGCGCGAGCTGCCGCCGCCGGTGTTCTGGGGTCGCGGCGGCGCCGATGCGGTGATCCCGTCGACGTCGGTGGAGTGGAGCATCCCCTGGCTCGCGACCCACACGACGCTCACCGAGCGCGTCTACCCGGGGCTCGGGCACGGCGTGGCGCCGCAGGAGCTCGCCGACATCTCGGCCTTCATCGCGGCACGGCTCGGCTGA
- a CDS encoding septum formation family protein gives MRPARILVAALAAATLVVTLGGCAAFDTARDIGRALGGGGSASSGGSSSGSAPGDNVVSDYEDSVDDLEVGDCFQDPDDDLFTSIVDCDTSHDNEVTALVTVGDEDAYPGDDEIATRSDDACLQALVDYDGLDYDSSSLDYSYFTPTRTIWRTGDHTTICFGYDVDYAPLDASFKGARI, from the coding sequence GTGCGCCCCGCCCGCATCCTCGTCGCCGCCCTCGCGGCCGCGACCCTCGTCGTCACGCTCGGCGGATGCGCCGCCTTCGACACCGCGCGCGACATCGGCCGCGCACTCGGCGGCGGCGGCTCGGCGTCGAGCGGAGGATCGAGCTCCGGTTCCGCTCCGGGCGACAACGTCGTGAGCGACTACGAGGACTCGGTCGACGACCTCGAGGTGGGCGACTGCTTCCAGGACCCCGATGACGATCTGTTCACCTCGATCGTCGACTGCGACACCAGCCATGACAACGAGGTCACCGCGCTCGTCACAGTCGGAGACGAGGACGCCTACCCGGGCGACGACGAGATCGCCACCCGCTCGGATGACGCCTGCCTGCAGGCGCTCGTCGACTACGACGGGCTCGACTACGACAGCTCGTCGCTCGACTACAGCTACTTCACGCCGACGCGCACGATCTGGCGCACCGGCGATCACACGACGATCTGCTTCGGCTACGACGTCGACTACGCTCCCCTCGACGCCAGCTTCAAGGGCGCCCGCATCTGA